Proteins co-encoded in one Cydia splendana chromosome 11, ilCydSple1.2, whole genome shotgun sequence genomic window:
- the LOC134794923 gene encoding cathepsin O-like, with protein sequence MKWWNILLIVAMFSLLFIVIPLSYKSGNSKQQLQLMFDEYIQKFNKTYKNNPEEYATRFEHFTASLQEIEQLNSQSRGSDTQKARYGLTHLSDMSKTEYRELHLSDEQLKKSPREYNQTWSRFREQQRMEHLKQIGPSYVRTKRATGSLPLTVDWRTKGVIGPVRSQGMCGACWAFSTIGIVEAMAAIKTGKLVPLSVQEAIDCATLGNAGCQGGDICLLLDWLMISKTAVETATEYPLRLMDGICRLNKNATGVRVRTFTCDDFVGAEDKILEALATHGPVAVAVNALTWQNYLGGVIQYHCPGAPTDLNHAVELVGYDLSSDVPHYVAKNSWGGEFGDGGYLRLAVGGNVCGLANEVASVDVL encoded by the exons ATGAAGTGGTGGAATATTTTATTGATCGTAGCTATGTTTAGTTTATTATTTATCGTGATTCCTCTTTCCTATAAGTCGGGCAATAGTAAACAACAGTTGCAATTAATGTTTGATGAATACATACAAAAGtttaataaaacttataaaaataaCCCAGAAGAGTACGCAACGAGATTTGAGCACTTTACG GCCTCCTTACAAGAAATTGAGCAGCTCAACAGCCAGTCCCGTGGCTCTGACACCCAAAAGGCCCGGTACGGCCTGACCCACCTCTCCGATATGTCCAAAACCGAATACAGAGAGCTGCATCTCTCCGATGAACAGCTCAAGAAGTCCCCGAGAGAGTATAATCAGACATGGAGCCGGTTCAGAGAACAGCAACGGATGGAGCACTTGAAACAAATAGGGCCTTCTTATGTGAGGACAAAAAGGGCGACTGGCAGTTTACCGTTAACAGTTGACTG GCGAACAAAAGGCGTAATAGGGCCAGTTCGGAGCCAGGGCATGTGCGGCGCCTGCTGGGCGTTCAGCACTATTGGCATCGTCGAAGCTATGGCTGCCATCAAGACTGGCAAGCTCGTGCCGCTCAGCGTTCAG GAAGCCATAGACTGCGCAACGCTCGGCAACGCCGGTTGCCAAGGCGGGGACATCTGCCTACTCCTCGACTGGCTTATGATCTCCAAAACAGCGGTCGAAACAGCCACGGAATACCCGCTACGTCTCATGGACGGCATATGCCGATTGAACAAGAATGCAACTGGTGTGCGGGTCAGGACATTTACCTGTGATGA CTTCGTGGGCGCTGAAGACAAGATACTAGAAGCCCTCGCGACGCACGGGCCGGTGGCTGTGGCGGTCAACGCGCTCACATGGCAGAACTACCTCGGCGGAGTCATTCAGTACCATTGCCC TGGCGCCCCGACCGACTTAAACCACGCGGTGGAGCTGGTCGGGTATGACCTGTCGAGCGACGTGCCGCACTACGTGGCCAAGAACTCGTGGGGCGGCGAGTTCGGCGACGGCGGCTACCTGCGCCTCGCCGTCGGCGGCAACGTCTGCGGGCTCGCCAACGAGGTGGCTAGCGTCGACGtgctttaa